In the Planctomycetota bacterium genome, CGAAGCCGAAGCCGCGGCCTTTGATCTGACGGACGACGACGCGGTGCGACGGTTCGTCGACACGCTGCCCGATCGCGTCGGCGTCGTCGTCCACAGTGCGGCACTCGCAAAAGCCGGGGCGTCACTCGATCTGCCGGTCGACGAATTGGATCGCCAGTTCGCCACCAACGTCCGAGCGCCGTGGGTGCTCAACCAGGCGATCATGCCGCGACTCGAAGCTGCTCGCGGTCAGGTCGTCTTCATCAACTCCGGTGCGGGGCTCAACGCGCGGCGCGACTTCTCCGTCTACTGCGTCACGAAGTTCGGCCTGCGTGCCTACGCCGACGCCCTTCGCGAGGAAGTCAACGCTCGCGGCATCCGCGTCATCAGCGTCTACCCCGGCCGCGTCGACACGCCGATGCAGGACGACCTCCTGGCGTTTGAGGGTCGAACGGTGCCCAAGCACACGCTCCTTACGCCGCAAGACGTCGCCGACACCACGCTGGCCGCGCTGTGCCAAGCGGAAACAGCGGAAGTGGTCGACGTCCGCGTGCGTCCCCGCTTCACGAGCTAGTTCGAGCGATGGCATGTCACCCGACACAGCCGCCCGCGTCAGCGGGCGCTCGCACCATCGTCGCGTCCACTGACGCGGGCGGCATCATCCGGAAGATCGGTTGTCGTCAACGAACCAAACGACCAGCGGAGGCGGCGGGATTCGAACCCGCGAGGCCGTCAGGCCTGCCGGTTTTCAAGACCGGTACATTCAACCACTCTGCCACACCTCCGGTCGGCCGATGCTAGCACTCGCGTCGGGCGTGTCCGTCGCGTAGGTTCGGCCAGACGTGGCGCTCGCGAAGGTCCAGACATTCGTCCTCCAAGGCATCGAAGCGCTGCCGTGCGACGTCGAGGTCGACAGCGTCGGCCGGGGCAACAACGCGACCGTCCTCGTCGGCCTAGCCCAGGCGGCGACGAAGGAGAGCGTCGAGCGGACTCGCCGGGCGATCCAGAACTCGGGCCATCCCGTGCCGCGGGGACGCGTGCTGATCAACCTCGCCCCGGCCGACCTGAAGAAGGAGGCGGCCGCGCTGGATCTGGCGATCAGCGTCGGGCTCATGCGGTGCACCGGCAGCATCGCGACCGACCTGCACCGCAACTATCTCATCGCCGGCGAACTGGCACTCGACGGCCGGGTCCGCCCG is a window encoding:
- a CDS encoding SDR family NAD(P)-dependent oxidoreductase yields the protein EAEAAAFDLTDDDAVRRFVDTLPDRVGVVVHSAALAKAGASLDLPVDELDRQFATNVRAPWVLNQAIMPRLEAARGQVVFINSGAGLNARRDFSVYCVTKFGLRAYADALREEVNARGIRVISVYPGRVDTPMQDDLLAFEGRTVPKHTLLTPQDVADTTLAALCQAETAEVVDVRVRPRFTS